The candidate division WOR-3 bacterium genome includes the window AACTCCTCCTTCAACTGTTTTACTTAATTTTATCTTAAAATATTCCATTAATAATGTTAAATTTCCCTCTGAAAAAACAAATAGGATTGAAAATGTTCGACAGATATAATACTATTTAAAAAAATATCCAATTTTATAGAGGAGAAGAAATGAAGTATATTTTCCCGGCTTTCATGATAGTTTATGGAGTATTTCATTTATTGTCGTTGTTTGTAAAATATCCTGGGATTCTCGGTCACCTCTTTGACTCCGATAAAATTCTGGGCATCTTCATTTTTTTTCCAGAAAAGATACGGTCCGCAATGAGTAAAATAGTCATAGGGTTTCTTTCAATTGGTCTTGGAATTTTTCTTTTTGTAATTTTAAGCCGAACACCGTGACAAAATTTGTCCATAGTTATATTTTAATTTCAAAAACAAGGGGGGCGTGAATGATTGCAGTATTTTCAATCGTCTTGATGATTTCTTCTCTATCCACAGCAAGCGTCAATTCAAGGACTTTTCTACAAATCACAAGAGACGGCGTTGAATATGTTTCAAGACAAGAAAATTCACCCACCGCCGACAACAACTGCATTGCTTTGAGAAATCCGTCGTCGGGAGTTTTGTGGTCATACAGCGTCGCCAGCGGACTGACTGGCAAGACAACTGCTATCGGAAATGGAGCAAGCCAGGTCTTCGCTGGTACTTATTACGGCGGCGCCAAAATGTTCACCGGCACTGGCGGCAGCGGCACCCCTGTCTGGGAGACAACACAACCGGCCGTAGGAACCAATCAATACTGGCGCTACTGGTCATCTGGTGCCGCGGCTTCTGTGAATTCAGACATTTTTTTCTGCCTTTCGAGCTGGGAAGTATGGGACGATATGAAGACCCCAGGCTCTACAGCAGACGACACGCTCATTTCCGAAAACATTCAAATAGACAAGTTTAGCCATTCTTCCGCGACACCGCTTTGGACATTCGACACCTTAAACCACTTCATACAGGGTTCAATAGACGACCCCGGAAAATACGACCTGACAGACGACGGTTCAATGCTCGCTATCGCGGGGACCATAGGCGGACACCTCGCAGTGATGTTTTTCAGCGACACCTCACCTGTTCCCGTCATGATCTATGAAAACCCTTCTGTCGCCTATTCTCCGAGACAGATTCGGCTGACTTCCGACGGATCAAAGTGCATATTCAGTTGCGGGGCTGTTTTATACAGAATCGATGTCTTGACCGGCGCCCTCGAAGCTACCCACAACCTCGGCGCTTCGACTGACTGTTTCGGTGTCTCCGGTGACGGATCCATCGTCTCCTACGGCTTCACATCAGCGTATATCGCCCAGTGGAACGGCGTTTCTTATTCCGTGATACATTCATTCCCCGTGTCCGGATACTACGCGGGGGCTTCTGCGATAAGCGAGAACGGCAACTATGTGTATTTCGGTTTCTACAAAAACACCTACCTTTCAAACAGAATATACTGCTACGATGTTTCCCTTTCGTCTCTCGTCATGACTTATGATTACCCCACCGGAAGCGGAAGCAACCAAGACGTGGTTTCTTGGATGGAGTGTTCTGGTGACGGCATGAGGTTAATCGTCGGTTCTTGGGGATGTCAAACAGGAGGAGGCGACGAGATAGAAGTCTTTGACATTTCAAATCCAACCGCGCCTGTTTTTTCAATAAACACGCCGGGCTCGGTTTTCGACGTCACTATAACTCCCGACGGCCATTACATATCCGGAACGGGAAAACACGTCCACGCCAATACAATGGGTTCGGGAATTGACCTCTATTTCGCCGAAGTCGATCTTCTGTCTGTCGAAGAACAACCCCGTCTTCCAAACAATCCGATAGTCTCAGACCCCACGTTAATTAGGCTTCATGACGGCAGTGTTCGGTTTTCCTTCAGACTTGCATCCCCGACAGAAGTCACTATAGACTTATACGGAGTAAACGGAGGGAAAATATCCAACGTAGTCAATTCTCGTCTTGAAGCTGGAGAACACAGTTTCGTACTCGATCAGGATATATCCCACGGAGTTTATTTCCTCAAACTGTCTGCCGAAGAATTCTCTGTTTCAGAAAAATTTTTCGTTTTGGAATAGATCTTTAGGGATAAGGCGGATTCCGCCTTATCCCTAAATTCTCACTTTATACAGGTGATTCTCCTTGAAATCCGGATTTCGTTCTGCCTTATGGAAAGAAAATAACTTCCGGCAGGCAATTTTTCCCCTTCTATCCTGAAAGTATGTGAACCCGGTTCGAGTGAACCTTCGAAGACCATCTGCACTTTCCTGCCGTTGACGTCGTAGAGGTCAACAGAGACGTCTGAATGCACCCTCAACCCAAGTTTTAAGACAGAATATTCTTCAAAAGGTTCAGGCACAACACTTTCCACGAAAACACCCGTTTCAGGTTGCACCGGAGTTTCTTCGACAGTGCTGACAGGGATAAGCATTTTGAACATGGACATTCCGTGGGTTCCGGAGACCAAAAATCTCTGCCCGTCGTGAAGGTCTATGTCGAAGACCGGGCATATCGGATGATCCCCCACAACCATCCATGTATTTCCTCCGTCAACCGTGTAGTAAAGACCGAAATCCGTCCCGGCGTATAACCTTCCTGAAATCTGCGGATCAGGTATTATGTCATTGACCGGTATTTCACCCAAGTTTCCGCTTATGTCGGTCCAATTCAATCCGTAGTCCTGGGTGACAAAAATGTGCGGAAGATGCTCTCCTATCTTGTAACCTGAAAAGCTGACATAGCACTTGGCTGGATTTGAAAAATCGGCAGTCACGCGGGTACACCACCTGTCGGGAAGGTTCTGGGAGACCATCGTCCAGGAACTGCCTCCGTTCGTGGTAACCCAGACCCTGCTGTCGTCTGTTCCAGCCCATACCACAGAAGGGTTCACCTGAGACTGGCTTATAGTTGTTATGGTTCCGTATACGAGATTCCCGCTGCCGGAGCCTCCCGTCAAATCAGGGCTTATCGCGTTCCAGCTCGATCCTCCGTTTGTCGTCTTCCAGACTCTCTGGGCGCCGTAAAAAAGAACTTGATTGTCGTGTGGACTCATGACTACCGGCGTGCTCCAATTTGTCCTCTCTCCGTGGCTCGAATTCGTGAAAATAATGTCAAAACTATTTCCGCAATTCGTAGATTTCCCCAGGTACCCGTATTGCGCCTCGGCGTAAATGATGTTTGAGTTGTCGTAATCGACATTCGTGTAAAAACCATCGCCGTAGAAGAGTACATCCCAATCATCTAAATTCCCGGTCAACGTCCTCGGTGTGCTGTTGTCCTGCGTGCCGCCGTAGAGCCTTTGAGAGGTCAATTTGTCTATTGTTATCGCGTAGAACTGAGTTATCGGCAAATTTTCGAACTTCGTCCAAGAAGTTCCTCCGTTTAGAGAAACATACAGTCCTCCGTCGTTGCCCTCTACCATGAATTGAGGATTGGAAGGAGAGATGTACATCGCGTGATGGTCTACGTGCATGACGTCTCCGACAGTATTGAAATTGCTTCCGCCGTCAGAACTCTTCCACAGAGATACGTCGCCGATGTAAACGACGTCTGCGTTTGTAGGGCTTGTCCAGAGTTGCCCAAAATACCACCCGAAATTCGAAAAATTCGAAGGGCTTGGACTCTGAAGCCTCGAAGACCAGGTATTACCTCCGTCGGTCGTCCTCCATAAACCCAAAAAATCTCCCGGGTGATCCGTGTAAGAAGCGTAAACAATGTTCGGGTTTGAAGGGGCTATAGCGAGGCCAATCCTGCCGTTTGTAGCAGAATGCAATGGCAAGCCGTTTGTCATCTCCGTCCAATTATTGCCGCCGTCGGTCGACTTGTATATTCCGGTTCCAAGCCCTCCGACATTTCTGTAATCGGGTTTTCTTATCCTCTGCCACATGGCGGCGTATAAAATATTTGTGTTCTGGGGATTCATGACGACATCTACACATCCAGTCGTGTCGTTGATAAAAAGTTTCCTCTCCCAATTCATTCCGCCGTCTGTGCTCATGTATAGACCTCTTTCAGGGTTTACACCGAACAGCGAACCCATGGCTGCCACGTAAATTCTGTTCGAGTCGACAGGGCTGACGAGGATCCTGCCAATATGTCTTGAGTTTTCAAGACCTAAAAATTGCCATGTAACCCCTCCGTCGTTGCTGCGATAAACCCCTGTGCCCTCGTATGAGTCGCCGCTCGAGTTGGCTTCACCTGTTCCAAAATACAGTTTTTCAGGGTTTTGTGGGTCTAAAACTACATCTCCAACAGAAAGGCTCGGGACGTCTTCTGACACAAACTGCCAGGAATTTCCACCGTCAGTCGTCTTCCATATACCTCCAAGCGCTGCCCCCGCGTAAATTATATTCGTGTTGGAAGGGTGCACCGCCACAGAAGTGATCCTCCCTCCAACATTTACAGGTCCAGCTTGGGTGACCGTGAAATATTCAGAATTTGCGGTTGCTTCTCTTAGATCTACCGCCCTTTCAAGAGCCTGAATATACTGTTCATGGGGAATTTGATCGTAGGGGTAAGCTCTGGACAGGGTAAACCATTCTGTAGGTTTTTTGCTTGTGTCGCCCCCTCTCATCCTTTTTTTGTAGACAGAAAATTCTTCGGGGGAGGTTTCGGCTATTCCTTCTTCATGTTCTTTTTGAACTGAATCTTTGACTATAAAAAAACCGACGACCATAACAGCAAAAGCGATGAAAAAAACCGATACAATTTTCAGCGGGTCTTTCATAGTTCCTTCCTTTTATTGAGTTGTAAAGTTTTACCAGAAAATTCATGGAGTTCTGTCATACAAAATTGGCCCCATTATCTTCTTGAGGGTGTTTTGTCCATGCTCATTTGATACCACAAAAATCCGAAAATGCCATCAACAATTGCCGTGAAAATCGTTCAAGACAAAAAAAATAATTTACAAATCCTGAAGACCCAATAATTATGGGTTAAACTTATCAATTGAAATTGGAGTCTAAATAGTTTAAAACTCTATAAAAATAAAATCGAGGTCTTAAGCATGAAAAAGAAAATATTCATATCCTTGTTATTCATACTGGCGTTTTTTGCCGTTGTTTTTGTCATCTTGGGTTTTTTGAAAAAAAGAAACGGAAACAACACAGAAATAATTACGGACCCAATAACCAGGGGCGATTTGGTGTCCGAAATAACCTCGACTGGAACCCTCGAAGCAGTCGGGACTGTTGAAGTGGGAACCCAGATATCCGGTGTCATAGAAGAAATAAGAGTCGATTTCAACTCCACAGTAAGAGAAGGAGAGACCCTCGCTGTTCTCGATTCGAGGAGTCTAAGGGCTTCGCTTTTGGAAGCTCAATCAAGTTATGAAAAAAGTCTTGTTCAAATGGAACAAGCCAAAAGGGAGCTTGAAAGGATAACAGAGCTATTTGAACAGAACCTCGTGTCACAACAGGAATACGACAACCAGGTCGATGCGCTTGAAATAGCCCGGAGCACGTTCAACCAGTCACAGGCTCAACTCTACAGGACAAAAATCAATTACGACTACACTGTAATAACCTCTCCCATAAGCGGTGTAGTGATATCGAGGAATGTCGATGAAGGTCAGACCGTAGCGGCAAGTCTCAACACCCCGACTCTGTTTAAAATAGCCAGCGACCTCGCAGACATGCAAATTGAGGCTCTTATAGACGAAACCGACATTGGCAGCATAAAGGAGGGTCAGAAAGTCGTCTTTGACGTGGACGCTTTCCCCGAAGACACTTTTGTGGGTGTCGTAAGTCAAGTCAGGCTTCAACCCGAACTCGTCCAGAACGTGGTCAAGTACGTTGTAATAGTAAAAGTTCAGAATCCCGACCTTAAACTCTTGCCCGGAATGACCGCGAACCTGACTGTGATAATCGACAGCAGAGAAGATGTTCTGTCCGTGATCAACGCTGCTTTTCTTTTTTCTCCCCCTCCGGAAGTTTTGGAAAACTTCGTCAACAGTTCTTCGGACTCCATGCAAACACCCGACATCAGGGCGAGAGGCAGAAATCCGGGGAGTTCTTCGCCGTCTTTCGGGACAATTTGGATAAAAAGAGGAGACCGGATAGAACCGGTAAAAGTAACAAGGGGTATGACTGACGGTTCGAGAACCGAAATTTCCGGAGAGGGTATTCAAGAGGGGGACTCTGTGGTTTTGAGCATTACAGACGGAGATTTTTCTTCCGGCGATTCACAGAGGAGCCCTTTCTTGCCTGGAGGAAGACGTTGAAGTGAAAGAAATAATCCTTCTAGATAAAGTCACAAAAATCTATAAGATGGGTGAAATGGAAGTCAAAGCGCTTGACGGAATCCACTTTTCAATGGATGAAGGGGATTTCGTGGCAGTCATGGGCGCCAGCGGCTCAGGAAAATCGACCATGATGAATATTTTAGGATGCCTCGACATACCGACAGGGGGAGAATATTTCCTCGACGACAAGCCGGTAAGCAGAATGAAAAAAGAAGAACTCGCACATCTCAGAAACCACAAATTAGGGTTTATCTTTCAGAGCTTCAATCTGCTTTCGCGAACTACAGCGCTGGACAACGTCGAACTTCCTCTATTTTACGGAAAACACATAAAAAGGAAGGAAAGACATGAAAAGGCCTTGAAAGCTCTCGATCTGGTCGGTCTTTCTTCAAGGCACAGACATTTTCCAAACCAACTGTCGGGTGGACAACAACAAAGAGTAGCCATAGCGAGAGCTCTCGTGACAAACCCTCTTGTAATACTCGCGGATGAACCGACGGGCAACCTCGACTCCACGACGAGCCAGGAGATAATGTCTCTTTTTACCGACCTCAACAAAATGGGCAAGACAATACTTCTCGTCACCCACGAACATGATATTTCGCAATGGGCGAAAAGAAAAATTGTCCTCAAAGACGGAAGAATAATATCAGACACACTGAACGGGGAGACCGATAAACAAAAATGAATCTCTACAGCGGATATAAAACGGCTTATAAAGCGCTTTTTAAAAACAAAACGAGGTCTTTTCTCACGACCCTTGGCATTGTCATAGGGGTTTCTTCGGTCATAACCATGCTCGCTATAGGGCAGGGTTCGAGCGACAGCATCAAAGACTCCATAAGAACAATGGGAACCAACGTCATCATGGTATTCCCCGCCGCTTCATCAAGAGGCGGGGTGAGACAAGACGTAGGCAGCTCAGTGAGTTTCAAAGAAGAACAAGTCAAGGATATCAAAGACAACTGCCCATCCGTCGCCATGGCTTCTCCCGTGATATTCAGCGGGGCTCAGACGGTTTCCGGTTCAAGCAACTGGCAGACGAGAATCTACGGGGTTTACAGCGAATATTCATACATACGGGACTACGAAGTCGAGTTTGGAAGTTTTTTCACCCCAGAAGACGACAGAAAATCAACAAAAGTCTGCGTCATAGGCAAAACGGTCTCTGACAATCTATTCGGAGCCAACGTCAATCCCGTCGGACAGACAATAAGGATAAACCGAATACCTTTTCGAATAGTCGGCGTCTTGGAGAGCAAAGGCGGCAGTATGATGGGTCAGGACCAGGACGACTTGATACTCGCCCCTTTTTCAACCGTCAAACAAAGAATTTTACCCATTGACTACATTCACTTGATATACGCTTCAGCGGTTTCCGAAAACGCAATAGACAGGGCGGTCACCGAAATCGAAAACGCCCTCACGCAGTCGATGAGAGTGGGTTCCAGACAAGAAAAACCTTTTAATGTTAGGACTCAGAGCGAAATAATCGAAATGGTTTCAAGCACCTCAAGAATTCTGATGATCCTTCTGGCGAGCATAGCGGTCATTTCGCTTATCGTCGGAGGCATAGGCATTATGAACATCATGCTCGTCTCAGTGACAGAGAGGACGAGGGAGATCGGATTGAGAATGGCTGTCGGAGCCACCGGAAGGGATATTCTCGCGCAGTTCCTTATAGAGGCAGTCCTTTTGAGCCTTATTGGAGGTTTAGCAGGAATCTTACTCGGCGTCAGCGCTTCTCTGACGCTTTCGAAAATACTCAACTGGCCGGTCGTCATAACTCCATATTCGATCATCCTGTCGTTTTCATTCGCCTCCCTCATAGGCATTTTCTTCGGTTGGTACCCGGCGAAAAAAGCTTCTTCCCTTATACCCATAGAAGCTCTTCGATACGAATAATTGCCACCTAATTGCTGTTATCCCGACAACCGATACTCCGCGTATGAGAGGTTTTTAAAAATATTTCGAGCCTTCTTTTTTTTATCAAATAAATTGAATCCTTGAATCCCTGAATCTGTTCTACAGGAGTTTGGATCAACCGGATATACATATCCAGAGCTACAAAAGCCGCTTCCAATGATTTTGTGTCTTCCCAAATCGCATAAAAAGCGCTTGCTTTTTTTTCGAGGGATCCAATCTTTTCTGCCAATTTCTTCATATTTTCTATTTTTTCTCCTGAGGGTGATTTTATGTATGAGATTCTCTGTTCTCTGAGATCCAAATCCTCCAACGATTTTCCTTCAAACACCTCTTTGGTGAGTTTACCCAATTCCTTCATAACTTCCAGCGCCTGCTCCGGTTTTTTCAAAGCGCAATAGATCTCGTATTTCATGTCCATCACCTCTAAACGTAATTCATTGAAATAATCTTTTCCAATAATTTTCTGTTCAGCCCTGAGCGCGTATTCGAGAGATTCTTGATGTTTTTCTTGAAATCTGTAAAAAGACGCGAGATTAATGAGCGCGAAGTATGCCGGCAGTTTGTAGCCAAACTCGAGCGCCAAATCCAGTGATTTTCTGAAAAGTTCTTCTGAGCTTTTATCATCTCCAAGAGCCTGATATACTCTTCCCAAGTTGTTGGATACATACATAACAGTGGCTTTATTGCCGATTTTTTTGGAAATTTCAAGAGCTTTTAGGTAGTATTCCAGACTGTTTTCCATATTGAGGTAAACTTCCGTGTATGTTAGAGCGATATTTGAATAAATTACTTCCAGCAGGTAAAGGTCTTCAGCTTCTTTGGCAATTTCAAGGGCTTTCAGGAGAATTTTCAAAACGTTTGACAGTCCTATTCCCTCCACCCTGCCGCAGAATATCGCTATGTTTGACAGAATATAGGCTTGGCTGACCTTTGCATCCGCTTTTTCGAAACAATCCAGGGCTTTTTTAAAATATTCAAGAGCGGTCTTTTCGTCGTTTATATCATGGTAGTAGATGCCAAAAAACTGCTGAATTTTCCCTTGAGTGATCAAGTCTGAAGAAATAGATTCGAGGCTCTCAATTCTTTTCAAAAATCCAAACATATCCTCCAATTTACCTCGGCTTTGGGCTATGGATGAAAGACAGATAAGACTTTGTGCTTTAATATCTTCCCATCCGTTCCCTTCGCTCTCATCAAGCGCCTGTATCGCGGATTCCTCGGCTGAAATCAGGTTTTCGGTGTTTCTCAAAAGTTCAGCTCTCCTGAGAGTGTTTCTGGTTTTCTCCCTGCCGAAAGGCAGGTATTTGTCGAGAGCTTTGTAAAATTTAATAGTATCCGAAGCTGATACAGCGTTTTCCGAAATTTTAAGGGCTCTTTTCAAATAGAGCGGAGCATTTTTTTGATCTTCCGCCAAGTCGTAATGGTAAGCAACAAAAGCGGTGTAACGATCGTCTCTGTTCAAAAGCTCAAAACTTTTCGCGGCTTCAAGGTGCAGCTTTCTCCTCTCGCTCAACAACTGCATCTCGTAGATCGAGTCCCTTATCAAAGCGTGTGAAAACATGTAAAAACCGGTTTTCGCGCCAGCCCATATCCCGTTTTTCTCTCCATCTTCAAGAGTTTTTACAAGATTCACCGACAATGCCATCTTTTCGAGTATTTCCACCTGAAAATCTCTTCCGATCACAGAAGCTTTGACGGCAACCCTTCTCAGGTCTTCGCCAAAACTGTCAAACCTCGAGACAAGCAATGCCCTAATGTCAGAAGGGATAGAGACTGTCTTTGAAGTCAGCCTGTATTCAGCGTCTAACATCCCGTTTTCTGTGAAATAACCCAGTATCTGTTTAATGTAGAAAGGGTTTCCTTCCGTCTTTTCATGCACGAACTCCATCGTCGTAAAAGGAATGTTCTCATTCCCAAAGAATTTTCTCATCATGTCGAACGAATCTTCTTTCTCAAAAGGTTCGAGTTTGACAGCCCTGAGACTTTCAAACCCTCTGAAAAGACCATCCTCTTCCCCTTCCCTCTGAGGTCTGGAAGCTACGACGACAATAAACGGAAATTCCTCGACGCCCTTGGTCAAAAATTTCAAAAAAGCGGCTGTCTCCGTGTCTATCCAGTGCGCATCATCTATAAACACGCCCAAAGGTTTTTTCATCGAGAGTCTCTTTATAAAAGCTTTTATAAAATAAAATAATTCGTCTTTCTTGTTTTTTAATCCCAACTGTCCATATGGGGATTTTTCAGTCTTTAGGCCCAACAAATCCGTGAAAAGATAGGCCATCTTCTCCTTTTCGGATTCGTCGGAAAAACCATCGACTCCAAAAATCCCATCTATACCTTGTCCTACTTTTAAAGCCTTTTCGCTCTCTCCTGCGACGTTTTCTAAGTTGAAGTAATCCTCCAAAAACTGCCGGATCGGATTCAAAGAATACCTGTAAATCTGGTCGCAAGCCATTGATACCCAGCGAATATCGGGGTTGTCCTCTGTAAGTTCTGAAACAAAATAACTCTTGCCGATTCCCGCTTCACCTTCGATTTTCAGGAAACCGCCGAATTTTTTAGACAGAATTGTATCTTTCAGTATTCTCAGAGTTTCTTCGAGTTGTCTTCTCCTGCCTACAAAACCGATCGCTTTTCTCTCTGTTTTTGTATTTTTTTTCTCTCCGACAACAGAATATATCTCTATGGGTTTTGTAAAACCCTTCATTTTCGACTTCTTGTACATTTCAAAGGTATACAAACTTTTCAATTTCTTGACCACGGAGTATTCGACAAATATCCTCGGCTCGGAAGGCAAATCCTTATCTTTGTATGCCATCAGCCGAGCCGCCAGGTTGACTTTCTCTCCTTGGCAAGTGTATTCAGCCCTTTCTTGACTTCCTGAAAACCCCGAAAAAGCCATCCCAAAAGTTATACCGGCGCAAATCATGAAATCCGGAATCTTTGAAGCGGTAAGAGTCATCTCGACCGCCCTCTCGCGCAACTTCTCCTTTCCCTCGGGGGCTCCGTAGAAAGCGAGTATAAACCCGCCCTTGTCACCGTAACTCACCCTGTTGAAATACCCGCCGGTCTGAAGGACGAGGCCAGTGACTTCGGATATTTTTTCCTTGAGATCTGCGGTTTCTCTGAACGACAAAAAAACACTCGCCACTTCCCTGAATTCACCTCTGAGAGATTCGTCCATCAGCCTTTTGGGAAAAAATCTCTCCGTGACGTCTTCTCGCGGAAGGCTTTCGACGTTCCGTCTCTCGTGAGGTTTCGGCCCATAAAAAGGAACGAAAACACCTTTTTCGACCTCTTTATAGTTTTCAGCCTTAAACCTGTTTTTGAATTCCAAATCCACAACCACGCTATTTTTCGGACAGAAGCCCTGGATTTTCCCCGCTGAATCAATGGGTTCACCCTTGAAATAATACGAGTTCTGCTTATCGTTCTCTATTATCCCCCACTCGATTTCACCGACCGAAAGGCCTGTTTTGACTGAAAGGTCAAACCTCCCCCACTTAGTTTCTTTAACGCCAGAACTTACAAAAAGAGAGCATATTTTCCCCCCGGTCAAAACGGCGTTTTCAAGATAATTTACGTCGGCACTGCTGAATATCGAGTAAAAAGCGTCACCTCCGAAAACCGAAACAAAACCTCCATATTCTCTTGTCTCTGAAATCGCGGGGGAAAATATTTCGTTTATCGTCAGTGTCAGAACTTCTATACCTTCATTCCCTCTGTCCATCAGCTTTTTTGTCATCTCTGTGAATCCTGATATATCGACAAACAAAACAGC containing:
- a CDS encoding efflux RND transporter periplasmic adaptor subunit, encoding MKKKIFISLLFILAFFAVVFVILGFLKKRNGNNTEIITDPITRGDLVSEITSTGTLEAVGTVEVGTQISGVIEEIRVDFNSTVREGETLAVLDSRSLRASLLEAQSSYEKSLVQMEQAKRELERITELFEQNLVSQQEYDNQVDALEIARSTFNQSQAQLYRTKINYDYTVITSPISGVVISRNVDEGQTVAASLNTPTLFKIASDLADMQIEALIDETDIGSIKEGQKVVFDVDAFPEDTFVGVVSQVRLQPELVQNVVKYVVIVKVQNPDLKLLPGMTANLTVIIDSREDVLSVINAAFLFSPPPEVLENFVNSSSDSMQTPDIRARGRNPGSSSPSFGTIWIKRGDRIEPVKVTRGMTDGSRTEISGEGIQEGDSVVLSITDGDFSSGDSQRSPFLPGGRR
- a CDS encoding ABC transporter ATP-binding protein is translated as MILLDKVTKIYKMGEMEVKALDGIHFSMDEGDFVAVMGASGSGKSTMMNILGCLDIPTGGEYFLDDKPVSRMKKEELAHLRNHKLGFIFQSFNLLSRTTALDNVELPLFYGKHIKRKERHEKALKALDLVGLSSRHRHFPNQLSGGQQQRVAIARALVTNPLVILADEPTGNLDSTTSQEIMSLFTDLNKMGKTILLVTHEHDISQWAKRKIVLKDGRIISDTLNGETDKQK
- a CDS encoding ABC transporter permease, whose amino-acid sequence is MNLYSGYKTAYKALFKNKTRSFLTTLGIVIGVSSVITMLAIGQGSSDSIKDSIRTMGTNVIMVFPAASSRGGVRQDVGSSVSFKEEQVKDIKDNCPSVAMASPVIFSGAQTVSGSSNWQTRIYGVYSEYSYIRDYEVEFGSFFTPEDDRKSTKVCVIGKTVSDNLFGANVNPVGQTIRINRIPFRIVGVLESKGGSMMGQDQDDLILAPFSTVKQRILPIDYIHLIYASAVSENAIDRAVTEIENALTQSMRVGSRQEKPFNVRTQSEIIEMVSSTSRILMILLASIAVISLIVGGIGIMNIMLVSVTERTREIGLRMAVGATGRDILAQFLIEAVLLSLIGGLAGILLGVSASLTLSKILNWPVVITPYSIILSFSFASLIGIFFGWYPAKKASSLIPIEALRYE
- a CDS encoding tetratricopeptide repeat protein, whose translation is MRELIPSFISKKYLEGKRSGKLRAAVLFVDISGFTEMTKKLMDRGNEGIEVLTLTINEIFSPAISETREYGGFVSVFGGDAFYSIFSSADVNYLENAVLTGGKICSLFVSSGVKETKWGRFDLSVKTGLSVGEIEWGIIENDKQNSYYFKGEPIDSAGKIQGFCPKNSVVVDLEFKNRFKAENYKEVEKGVFVPFYGPKPHERRNVESLPREDVTERFFPKRLMDESLRGEFREVASVFLSFRETADLKEKISEVTGLVLQTGGYFNRVSYGDKGGFILAFYGAPEGKEKLRERAVEMTLTASKIPDFMICAGITFGMAFSGFSGSQERAEYTCQGEKVNLAARLMAYKDKDLPSEPRIFVEYSVVKKLKSLYTFEMYKKSKMKGFTKPIEIYSVVGEKKNTKTERKAIGFVGRRRQLEETLRILKDTILSKKFGGFLKIEGEAGIGKSYFVSELTEDNPDIRWVSMACDQIYRYSLNPIRQFLEDYFNLENVAGESEKALKVGQGIDGIFGVDGFSDESEKEKMAYLFTDLLGLKTEKSPYGQLGLKNKKDELFYFIKAFIKRLSMKKPLGVFIDDAHWIDTETAAFLKFLTKGVEEFPFIVVVASRPQREGEEDGLFRGFESLRAVKLEPFEKEDSFDMMRKFFGNENIPFTTMEFVHEKTEGNPFYIKQILGYFTENGMLDAEYRLTSKTVSIPSDIRALLVSRFDSFGEDLRRVAVKASVIGRDFQVEILEKMALSVNLVKTLEDGEKNGIWAGAKTGFYMFSHALIRDSIYEMQLLSERRKLHLEAAKSFELLNRDDRYTAFVAYHYDLAEDQKNAPLYLKRALKISENAVSASDTIKFYKALDKYLPFGREKTRNTLRRAELLRNTENLISAEESAIQALDESEGNGWEDIKAQSLICLSSIAQSRGKLEDMFGFLKRIESLESISSDLITQGKIQQFFGIYYHDINDEKTALEYFKKALDCFEKADAKVSQAYILSNIAIFCGRVEGIGLSNVLKILLKALEIAKEAEDLYLLEVIYSNIALTYTEVYLNMENSLEYYLKALEISKKIGNKATVMYVSNNLGRVYQALGDDKSSEELFRKSLDLALEFGYKLPAYFALINLASFYRFQEKHQESLEYALRAEQKIIGKDYFNELRLEVMDMKYEIYCALKKPEQALEVMKELGKLTKEVFEGKSLEDLDLREQRISYIKSPSGEKIENMKKLAEKIGSLEKKASAFYAIWEDTKSLEAAFVALDMYIRLIQTPVEQIQGFKDSIYLIKKRRLEIFLKTSHTRSIGCRDNSN